The Vicia villosa cultivar HV-30 ecotype Madison, WI unplaced genomic scaffold, Vvil1.0 ctg.000716F_1_1, whole genome shotgun sequence genome includes a region encoding these proteins:
- the LOC131630701 gene encoding protein PARTING DANCERS-like: protein MDSFRRDSTTPSHGSFSSGGNGVCLMGRSWKEDQHSSFIDFISTFLSANSFRLNFVPIAPDFIFNCGGLSVAFIFVTNWDCNNVAPIFNRVQQLKAQFSRFYVVITLPGKEEIDSFIDSYFKFGMVIGKPTFIPVKDLEMGFEKMVKIAHSSGVYKQEGIEEKFKAERKKLVQGMNFYLKVVTSIPGIDDHDANALSQAIGSVQAIAKASKEQILENTDLSTDKAEMVSRFLRDPKFYLSPKIN, encoded by the exons ATGGATTCATTCCGAAGAGACTCAACTACTCCATCACACGGATCATTCTCCTCCG GTGGAAATGGAGTCTGTTTGATGGGAAGATCATGGAAAGAGGATCAACATTCGTCCTTCATTGATTTTATCTCCACTTTCCTCTCTGCAAATTCCTTTCGCCTTAATTTTGTGCCAATTGCTCCG GACTTTATTTTCAATTGTGGAGGTTTGTCTGTGGCCTTTATTTTTGTCACAAACTGGGACTGTAACAATGTGGCTCCAATCTTCAACAG AGTTCAGCAACTGAAGGCTCAGTTTTCACGTTTTTACGTTGTTATCACACTCCCAGGAAAAGAGGAAATTGATTCATTTATTGATTCATATTTCAA ATTTGGGATGGTGATTGGCAAGCCTACATTTATACCAGTTAAGGACTTGGAGATGGGGTTTGAAAAGATGGTAAAAATTGCCCATTCTTCTGGAG TATACAAGCAGGAGGGAATTGAAGAAAAATTTAAAGCTGAG AGGAAGAAGTTGGTGCAAGGAATGAACTTTTACCTTAAAGTTGTTACATCAATCCCAGGCATTGACGATCACGATGCAAATGCG CTGAGTCAAGCTATTGGTTCTGTCCAAGCAATTGCGAAGGCATCAAAAGAGCAAATTCTGGAGAACACAGATCTTTCCACTGACAAGGCAGAGATGGTTTCAAGGTTTCTTAGGGATCCAAAGTTTTACTTGAGTCCCAAGATTAACTGA